From Agrobacterium fabrum str. C58, a single genomic window includes:
- a CDS encoding type IV secretion system lytic transglycosylase VirB1, translating into MLKATGPLSIILLASTCPSSGAAPLSFAEFNNFARECAPSVAPSTLAAIAQVESRFDPLAVHDNTTGETLHWQNQAQATQVVMDRLEARHSLDVGLMQINSRNFSVLGLTPDGALQPCTSLSVAANLLGSRYAGGNTADDEQLSLRRAISAYNTGDFTHGFANGYVRKVETAAQQLVPPLTARPKDDREKPGSEETWDVWGAYKRRSPEGGAGGSSGPPPPPDEDNRKSEDDDQLLFDLNQGGPQ; encoded by the coding sequence ATGTTGAAGGCAACAGGGCCGCTGTCGATTATCTTACTGGCCTCCACGTGCCCGTCGAGTGGTGCTGCCCCACTTTCATTTGCTGAGTTCAATAATTTTGCACGCGAATGCGCTCCATCCGTTGCTCCATCTACGCTTGCAGCGATCGCTCAGGTCGAAAGTCGCTTTGATCCGCTTGCTGTGCATGACAATACCACCGGCGAAACGCTTCACTGGCAGAACCAGGCTCAAGCAACGCAAGTCGTGATGGACCGTCTCGAAGCACGGCATTCGCTGGATGTTGGGCTCATGCAGATCAATTCCCGGAATTTTTCCGTGCTCGGTCTGACACCTGACGGAGCCCTTCAACCTTGCACGTCATTATCTGTCGCCGCAAACTTGCTTGGGAGCCGCTACGCTGGCGGCAACACGGCTGACGACGAGCAATTGTCGCTTCGTCGGGCAATCTCCGCCTATAACACCGGTGATTTCACGCACGGCTTCGCGAACGGCTACGTGCGAAAAGTTGAAACGGCCGCTCAACAGCTCGTCCCCCCGTTAACCGCGCGTCCAAAAGATGATCGTGAGAAGCCGGGATCCGAGGAAACATGGGATGTTTGGGGGGCATATAAGCGTCGTTCCCCGGAGGGCGGAGCTGGCGGGTCATCCGGTCCGCCTCCGCCGCCAGACGAGGACAACCGCAAATCCGAAGACGACGATCAACTCTTGTTCGACTTAAATCAAGGAGGTCCGCAATAA
- the virB2 gene encoding pilin major subunit VirB2 has protein sequence MRCFERYRVHLNRLSLSNAVMRMVSGYAPSVVGAMGWSIFSSGPAAAQSAGGGTDPATMVNNICTFILGPFGQSLAVLGIVAIGISWMFGRASLGLVAGVVGGIVIMFGASFLGKTLTGGG, from the coding sequence ATGCGATGCTTTGAAAGATACCGTGTACATCTGAATCGCCTCTCGCTCTCGAACGCGGTGATGCGCATGGTATCCGGCTATGCGCCGAGCGTGGTCGGTGCAATGGGGTGGAGCATTTTCTCCTCTGGGCCGGCCGCGGCCCAATCTGCAGGTGGCGGCACTGACCCAGCCACAATGGTTAACAACATATGCACGTTTATCCTTGGTCCGTTCGGCCAGTCACTCGCTGTTCTTGGCATCGTGGCCATCGGAATCTCCTGGATGTTCGGTCGCGCTTCACTCGGTCTCGTTGCCGGCGTCGTCGGCGGCATTGTCATCATGTTTGGAGCCAGCTTCCTGGGCAAAACGCTGACTGGAGGTGGCTAA
- a CDS encoding type IV secretion system protein VirB3, with protein MNDRLEEATLYLAATRPALFLGVPLTLAGLLVMFAGFVIVIVQNPLYEVVLVPLWFGARLVVERDYNAASVVLLFLQTAGRSVDGLIWGGASVSPNPIKVPARGRGMA; from the coding sequence ATGAATGATCGTCTGGAAGAAGCAACCCTTTACTTGGCGGCGACACGGCCCGCATTGTTTCTTGGCGTGCCGCTGACGTTGGCGGGGCTACTCGTGATGTTTGCCGGCTTTGTCATCGTCATCGTTCAGAACCCGCTGTACGAAGTCGTTCTCGTGCCCTTGTGGTTCGGAGCGCGGCTTGTGGTGGAACGAGACTATAACGCGGCCAGCGTCGTTCTACTTTTTTTGCAGACGGCGGGAAGGAGCGTTGATGGTCTGATTTGGGGCGGCGCAAGCGTTAGCCCAAATCCAATCAAGGTTCCCGCGCGAGGGAGAGGAATGGCGTAA
- the virB4 gene encoding type IV secretion/conjugal transfer ATPase VirB4 has translation MLGASGTTERSGEVYLPYVGHVSDHIVLLEDGSIMTMAHVSGMAFELEDAEMRNARCRAFNTLLRNIADDHVSIYAHLVRHDDVPPSPARHFRSAFSASLSEAFEERVLSGKLLRNDHFLTLIVSPRAALGKVRRRFTKRYRQKENDLTAQTRNLEDLWHLVAGALEAYGLRRLGIREKQDVLFTEVGEALRLIMTGRFTPVPVVSGSLGASIYTDRVICGKRGLEIRTPKDSYVGSIYSFREYPATTRPGMLNVLLSLDFPLVLTQSFSFLTRSQAHSKLSLKSSQMLSSGDKAVTQISKLSEAEDALASNEFVLGAHHVSLCIYANDLNNLADRGARARTRLADAGAVVVQEGIGMEAAYWSQLPGNYKWRTRPGAITSRNFAGLVSFENFPEGSGSGHWGNAIARFRTNGGTPFDYIPHEHDVGMTAIFGPIGRGKTTLMTFILAMLEQSMVDRAGAVVLFDKDRGSELLVRATGGTYLALRRGAPSGLAPLRGLENTAASHDFLREWIVALIESDGRGGISPEENRRLVRGIHRQLSFDPHMRSIAGLREFLLHGPAEGAGARLQRWCRGNALGWAFDGELDEVKLDPSITGFDMTHLLEYEEVCAAAAAYLLHRIGAMVDGRRFVMSCDEFRAYLLNPKFAAVVDKFLLTVRKNNGMLILATQQPEHVLESQLGASLVAQCMTKIFYPSPTADRSAYIDGLKCTEKEFQAIREDMAVGSRKFLLKRESGSVVCEFDLREMREYVAVLSGRANTVRFADQLRKVQGDNPSAWLSEFMARYHEAKD, from the coding sequence ATGCTCGGAGCAAGTGGCACAACCGAAAGGTCTGGCGAGGTCTATCTACCCTACGTCGGGCACGTCAGCGACCATATTGTCCTTCTAGAAGATGGATCGATCATGACGATGGCGCACGTAAGTGGCATGGCCTTCGAACTCGAAGATGCCGAAATGCGCAATGCACGTTGCCGTGCATTTAATACGCTCTTGCGCAATATCGCTGATGATCATGTGTCAATATATGCTCACCTCGTACGTCATGACGATGTGCCGCCGTCACCCGCGCGACATTTCCGCAGCGCTTTTTCCGCCAGTCTGAGCGAAGCTTTTGAGGAGCGCGTTCTCTCCGGCAAACTCCTTCGCAATGACCACTTCCTTACGCTGATCGTGTCTCCCCGGGCCGCGCTTGGCAAAGTGAGGAGAAGGTTCACCAAACGCTACAGACAAAAAGAAAACGATCTCACAGCTCAAACCAGGAACCTGGAAGATCTCTGGCATCTTGTCGCTGGCGCTCTCGAAGCGTACGGCCTGCGTCGTCTTGGTATTCGTGAGAAGCAAGATGTGCTTTTTACGGAGGTTGGAGAAGCTCTGCGGCTGATAATGACTGGTCGATTCACGCCGGTTCCCGTCGTTAGCGGTTCGCTCGGCGCCTCGATCTATACCGACCGAGTTATTTGCGGCAAGCGGGGACTCGAGATCCGAACACCAAAAGATAGTTATGTGGGATCTATTTACTCGTTTCGCGAATACCCCGCAACGACGCGACCGGGTATGCTCAACGTGCTACTGTCTCTCGATTTTCCGCTTGTTCTGACGCAGAGCTTCTCGTTTCTGACTCGCTCGCAAGCCCACTCGAAGCTCAGCCTCAAGTCCAGCCAAATGTTGAGTTCTGGCGACAAAGCCGTCACCCAAATCAGCAAGTTATCCGAGGCGGAGGACGCACTAGCGAGCAACGAATTCGTATTGGGGGCGCATCATGTGAGTCTTTGCATATATGCAAATGATCTCAATAATCTTGCAGATAGAGGTGCCCGCGCCCGGACGCGATTGGCGGATGCGGGAGCTGTTGTTGTCCAAGAGGGCATCGGCATGGAGGCGGCTTATTGGTCGCAGCTGCCAGGCAACTATAAGTGGCGCACGCGTCCGGGAGCGATCACATCGCGCAACTTCGCTGGTTTAGTCTCATTCGAGAATTTTCCCGAGGGATCCGGCTCAGGTCACTGGGGCAACGCGATTGCGCGCTTTCGTACCAATGGTGGAACCCCTTTCGACTACATCCCGCACGAGCACGATGTCGGCATGACGGCGATATTCGGTCCCATCGGGAGGGGTAAAACGACGCTCATGACCTTTATCCTCGCGATGCTCGAGCAGAGCATGGTCGACCGCGCGGGTGCGGTTGTCCTCTTCGACAAGGACCGCGGCAGTGAGCTGCTGGTTCGCGCCACCGGGGGAACATATTTGGCGCTCCGTAGAGGAGCGCCGAGCGGATTGGCGCCATTGCGTGGCCTGGAAAATACAGCGGCTTCACATGATTTTCTGCGCGAATGGATCGTGGCGCTCATTGAGAGCGATGGCCGTGGAGGAATATCCCCCGAGGAAAATCGCCGTCTGGTGCGGGGTATCCATCGGCAGCTCTCGTTTGATCCCCACATGCGCTCAATCGCGGGGTTACGCGAATTTTTGTTGCATGGACCCGCCGAAGGGGCGGGAGCGAGACTCCAACGCTGGTGCCGTGGCAATGCACTAGGCTGGGCGTTCGACGGCGAGCTCGACGAAGTAAAGTTGGATCCTTCGATTACTGGTTTCGACATGACGCATCTTCTCGAATATGAGGAAGTATGCGCTGCCGCCGCAGCATATCTTCTGCACCGCATTGGAGCCATGGTTGACGGCCGTCGGTTTGTGATGAGTTGCGATGAGTTTCGCGCCTATTTGCTAAATCCTAAATTTGCGGCGGTCGTCGACAAGTTCCTGCTTACTGTCCGCAAAAACAATGGGATGCTGATACTGGCAACGCAGCAACCTGAGCATGTCCTGGAATCGCAGCTAGGCGCCAGTCTCGTCGCGCAATGTATGACGAAGATTTTCTATCCTTCACCCACGGCAGATCGATCGGCTTACATCGATGGACTGAAATGTACTGAAAAGGAATTTCAGGCGATCCGTGAAGACATGGCAGTAGGTAGCCGGAAGTTTCTGCTTAAACGAGAAAGCGGAAGCGTCGTCTGCGAATTCGATCTGCGGGAAATGCGCGAATATGTCGCCGTACTTTCGGGGCGCGCCAACACGGTGCGCTTCGCGGATCAGCTTCGCAAAGTACAGGGGGACAACCCATCAGCCTGGCTCAGCGAATTTATGGCTCGTTACCACGAGGCAAAAGATTGA
- the virB5 gene encoding pilin minor subunit VirB5, which yields MKIMQLVAAAMAVSLLSVGPARAQFVVSDPATEAETLATALETAANLEQTITMVAMLTSAYGVTGLLTSLNQKNQYPSTRDLDTEMFSPRMPMSTTARAITTDTDRAVVGGDAEADLLRSQITGSANSAGIAADNLETMDKRLTANAETSTQLSRSRNIMQATVTNGLLLKQIHDAMIQNVQATSLLTMTTAQAGLHEAEEAAAQRKEHQKTAVIFGAVP from the coding sequence ATGAAGATCATGCAACTTGTTGCTGCGGCCATGGCCGTCAGCCTTCTTTCGGTCGGGCCCGCGCGGGCGCAGTTCGTTGTCAGCGATCCGGCGACGGAAGCTGAGACGCTGGCGACGGCGCTCGAGACTGCGGCAAATCTCGAACAGACCATAACGATGGTGGCGATGTTAACCTCGGCTTATGGCGTCACCGGCCTACTAACTTCGCTCAACCAAAAAAATCAGTATCCCTCGACCAGGGACTTGGACACGGAAATGTTTTCGCCGCGAATGCCAATGTCGACCACGGCACGTGCGATCACCACCGATACAGATCGCGCCGTAGTTGGTGGCGACGCTGAAGCGGATCTGTTGCGATCGCAGATCACCGGTTCCGCAAATAGCGCGGGCATTGCGGCTGACAACCTGGAGACGATGGACAAACGCTTAACAGCGAATGCCGAGACCTCGACACAGCTTTCTCGCTCTCGCAATATCATGCAGGCAACCGTTACCAACGGTTTGCTTCTCAAGCAGATCCATGACGCAATGATTCAAAATGTACAGGCGACCAGCTTGTTAACGATGACCACCGCGCAGGCTGGCCTTCATGAGGCGGAAGAGGCGGCCGCTCAACGTAAGGAGCATCAAAAGACTGCGGTCATCTTTGGGGCCGTCCCCTGA
- a CDS encoding type IV secretion system protein, whose product MNFTIPAPFTAIHTIFDLAFTTSLDTMLGTIQEAVSAPLVACVTLWIIVQGILVMRGEIDTRGGITRVITVTVVVALVVGQANYHDYVVSVFEETIPNFIQQFSGSGLPLQTIPAQLDTMFALTQAAFQRIASEIGPMNDQDILAFQGAQWVFYGTLWSAFGIYDAVGILTKVLLAIGPLILTGYIFDRTRDIAAKWIGQLITYGLLLLLLNLVATIVILTEATALTLMLGVITLAGTTAAKIIGLYELDMFFLTGDALIVALPAIAGNIGGSYWSGATQSANSLYRRFAQVDRR is encoded by the coding sequence ATGAATTTCACGATCCCGGCGCCGTTTACGGCCATTCATACGATCTTCGATCTAGCCTTTACGACAAGCCTGGACACAATGCTTGGGACGATCCAAGAGGCGGTGAGCGCGCCATTGGTCGCCTGCGTCACTCTTTGGATTATCGTTCAGGGTATTCTGGTCATGCGTGGCGAAATCGACACGCGCGGCGGTATCACTCGGGTGATCACGGTCACCGTCGTTGTTGCCCTTGTCGTCGGGCAGGCCAACTACCACGACTATGTGGTTTCAGTCTTTGAAGAGACGATTCCAAACTTTATTCAGCAGTTTAGTGGCAGCGGCCTGCCTCTGCAGACCATTCCCGCTCAGCTCGATACAATGTTCGCCCTAACCCAGGCTGCATTTCAGAGAATTGCATCTGAAATCGGCCCGATGAATGACCAGGACATCCTTGCTTTCCAGGGGGCTCAGTGGGTCTTTTACGGCACGCTCTGGTCTGCCTTCGGAATCTACGACGCCGTCGGAATTCTCACGAAAGTGCTTCTGGCGATCGGCCCTTTGATCCTCACGGGATATATCTTTGATCGCACGCGCGACATCGCGGCAAAGTGGATCGGGCAACTTATCACCTATGGTCTCCTACTTCTCCTGCTAAACCTCGTGGCGACAATAGTCATCCTAACCGAAGCGACTGCACTCACGCTTATGCTTGGTGTAATCACCCTTGCCGGTACGACCGCGGCCAAGATCATTGGTCTTTACGAACTCGACATGTTCTTTCTGACTGGTGACGCACTCATTGTCGCTTTGCCGGCAATCGCCGGCAACATCGGAGGCAGTTATTGGAGCGGCGCGACCCAATCTGCCAACAGCTTGTACCGTCGCTTCGCTCAGGTCGATCGTCGTTAG
- a CDS encoding type IV secretion system lipoprotein VirB7, with the protein MKYCLLCLALALGGCQTNDKLASCKGPIFPLNVGRWQPTPSDLQLSNVGGRHEGV; encoded by the coding sequence ATGAAATATTGCCTGCTGTGCCTGGCTCTCGCTTTAGGCGGCTGCCAGACAAACGATAAATTGGCGAGCTGCAAAGGCCCAATATTCCCGCTGAATGTGGGGCGATGGCAGCCTACGCCGTCAGATCTTCAGCTCAGCAACGTAGGTGGTCGCCATGAAGGGGTCTGA
- a CDS encoding type IV secretion system protein VirB8, with protein sequence MKGSEYALLVARETLAEHYKEVEAFQTARAKSARRLSKVIAAVATIAVLGNVAQAFTIATMVPLIRLVPVYLWIRPDGTVDSEVSVSRLPATQEEAVVNASLWEYVRLRESYDADTAQYAYDLVSNFSAPMVRQNYQQFFNYPNPTSPQVILGKHGRLEVEHIASNDVTPGVQQIRYKRTLIVDGKMPMASTWTATVRYEKVTSLPGRLRLTNPGGLVVTSYQTSEDTVSNAGHSEP encoded by the coding sequence ATGAAGGGGTCTGAATACGCCTTGCTAGTAGCGCGGGAAACCCTGGCTGAGCACTACAAGGAAGTGGAAGCTTTCCAAACTGCGCGTGCGAAATCAGCGCGGCGCCTCTCCAAGGTCATTGCAGCTGTCGCAACCATCGCGGTTTTGGGGAATGTTGCGCAAGCCTTCACAATTGCCACCATGGTGCCGCTGATCAGGCTTGTGCCGGTATATCTTTGGATACGGCCGGATGGCACCGTTGACAGCGAGGTGTCCGTCTCCCGATTGCCTGCAACTCAAGAGGAGGCCGTCGTTAACGCCTCACTGTGGGAGTATGTTCGGCTGCGCGAGAGCTATGATGCCGATACCGCCCAGTATGCCTATGACCTGGTCTCGAACTTCAGCGCCCCAATGGTGCGCCAAAATTATCAGCAATTCTTCAATTATCCCAATCCAACTTCGCCTCAAGTCATCCTCGGCAAACACGGCAGGCTAGAGGTCGAACACATCGCTTCGAATGATGTTACTCCGGGTGTGCAGCAAATTCGCTATAAGCGAACCCTCATCGTTGACGGCAAAATGCCGATGGCGAGCACTTGGACTGCTACGGTTCGTTATGAAAAGGTGACCAGCTTGCCCGGCAGATTGAGACTGACCAACCCGGGAGGCTTGGTTGTCACCTCCTACCAGACATCGGAAGATACCGTTTCGAACGCAGGCCACAGCGAACCATGA
- the virB9 gene encoding P-type conjugative transfer protein VirB9, whose protein sequence is MTKKAFLTLACLLFAAIGARAEDTPTAGRLDPRMRYLAYNPDQVVRLSTAVGATLVVTFGANETVTAVAVSNSKDLAALPRGNYLFFKASKVLPPQPVVVLTASDAGMRRYVFSISSKTLPHLDKEQADLYYSVQFAYPADDAAARQKAAQEKAVADRIRAEAQYQQRAEGLLEQPATTVGAEDKNWHYVAQGDRSLLPLEVFDDGFTTVFHFPGNVRIPSIYTINPDGKEAVANYSVKGSYVEISSVSRGWRLRDGHTVLCIWNTAYDPVGRRPETGTVRPDVKRVLKEVRG, encoded by the coding sequence ATGACGAAAAAAGCATTTCTCACTCTGGCATGTTTACTTTTTGCGGCGATTGGCGCGAGGGCTGAAGACACGCCAACGGCGGGCAGACTTGATCCGCGCATGCGTTATCTCGCTTACAATCCCGATCAAGTGGTGCGCCTTTCAACGGCGGTTGGAGCCACTTTGGTTGTTACTTTCGGGGCTAACGAAACGGTGACAGCTGTTGCCGTTTCCAATAGCAAAGATCTCGCGGCCCTTCCACGCGGAAATTATCTTTTCTTCAAGGCTAGCAAGGTTCTCCCACCCCAGCCAGTGGTCGTGCTAACTGCGAGTGACGCCGGTATGCGACGCTACGTTTTCAGCATCTCTTCCAAGACGCTGCCGCACCTCGATAAAGAGCAGGCCGATCTCTACTATAGCGTACAATTCGCTTACCCTGCCGATGACGCAGCGGCTCGCCAGAAGGCGGCACAAGAGAAGGCTGTTGCAGACCGTATACGTGCGGAAGCGCAATATCAACAGAGAGCAGAGGGTTTATTGGAGCAGCCTGCCACGACCGTTGGTGCCGAGGACAAGAATTGGCACTATGTCGCTCAGGGCGATCGTTCGCTGTTGCCGCTCGAAGTCTTCGATGATGGATTTACGACGGTATTTCACTTCCCAGGTAATGTACGCATACCCTCCATCTACACGATAAATCCGGATGGAAAGGAAGCTGTCGCTAACTATTCAGTCAAAGGGAGCTATGTCGAGATTTCTTCGGTTTCCCGTGGTTGGCGTCTGAGGGATGGCCACACGGTATTATGCATTTGGAATACCGCCTACGATCCCGTCGGCCGCAGGCCGGAGACGGGCACTGTGAGGCCCGATGTGAAGCGCGTCCTAAAGGAGGTGAGAGGATGA
- the virB10 gene encoding type IV secretion system protein VirB10 — MNDDNQQSAHDVDASGSLVSDTHHRRLSGAQKLIVGGVVLALSLSLIWLGGREKKENGDAPPSTMIATNTKPFHPAPIDVTLDPPAAQEAVQPTAPPPARSEPERHEPRPEETPIFAYTSGDQGTSKRVQQGETDRRREGNGEDSPLPKVEVSAENDLSIRMKPTELQPTRATLLPHPDFMVTEGTIIPCILQTAIDTSLAGYVKCVLPWDVRGTTNNVVLLDRGTTVVGEIQRGLQQGDARVFVLWDRAETPDHAMISLASPSADELGRSGLPGTVDNHFWQRFSGAMLLSVVQGAFQAASTYAGSSGGGTSFNSVQNNGEQTADTALKATINIPPTLKKNQGDTVSIFVARDLDFSGIYQLRMAGRAARGRDRRP; from the coding sequence ATGAACGACGACAATCAGCAATCGGCGCATGATGTCGATGCGTCGGGGTCCCTGGTCTCCGACACACATCACCGGCGCCTTTCGGGGGCTCAAAAGTTGATCGTAGGAGGTGTAGTTCTCGCGCTATCACTTAGCCTCATTTGGCTTGGCGGGCGTGAAAAGAAGGAAAACGGGGACGCACCCCCGTCAACCATGATCGCCACGAACACCAAGCCATTTCATCCGGCTCCGATTGACGTTACACTTGATCCTCCGGCTGCCCAGGAAGCTGTTCAGCCGACTGCTCCTCCGCCAGCACGAAGTGAGCCGGAACGGCATGAGCCGCGGCCGGAAGAAACACCGATTTTTGCGTACACCAGTGGTGATCAAGGGACCAGCAAGCGCGTTCAACAAGGCGAAACGGACCGAAGACGCGAAGGCAATGGGGAAGACAGTCCTTTGCCGAAGGTCGAAGTGTCCGCCGAGAATGATCTCTCGATACGCATGAAGCCCACCGAGCTGCAGCCCACCAGGGCTACGCTCTTGCCTCATCCCGACTTCATGGTGACGGAGGGGACGATTATTCCATGTATCTTGCAAACGGCAATCGACACCAGTCTGGCAGGCTATGTAAAATGCGTGTTACCCTGGGATGTTCGTGGAACAACGAACAACGTTGTGCTTCTTGATCGCGGCACCACCGTTGTTGGCGAGATCCAGCGCGGTTTGCAACAGGGAGATGCGCGTGTTTTTGTGCTCTGGGATCGGGCGGAGACACCCGACCATGCCATGATTTCGCTTGCGTCACCAAGCGCTGACGAACTCGGTCGCTCGGGATTGCCGGGCACCGTCGACAATCACTTCTGGCAGCGCTTTAGCGGGGCCATGCTCTTGAGTGTCGTCCAAGGTGCCTTCCAGGCAGCGAGCACCTACGCTGGCAGCTCGGGTGGAGGGACGAGCTTCAACAGCGTCCAGAATAACGGTGAACAAACGGCAGACACAGCCCTCAAGGCCACGATCAACATACCGCCAACCCTGAAGAAGAATCAGGGCGACACGGTCTCCATTTTTGTCGCACGGGATCTCGATTTCTCAGGCATATACCAGCTTCGTATGGCTGGTCGCGCGGCGCGGGGGCGGGATCGCCGTCCATAA
- the virB11 gene encoding P-type DNA transfer ATPase VirB11 codes for MEVDPQLRILLKPILEWLDDPRTEEVAINRPGEAFVRQAGAFLKFPLPVSYDDLEDIAILAGALRKQDVGPRNPLCATELPDGERLQICLPPTVPSGTVSLTIRRPSSRVSSLKEVSSRYDAPRWNQWKERKKRHDQHDEAILRYYDNGDLEAFLHACVVGRLTMLLCGPTGSGKTTMSKTLINAIPPQERLITIEDTLELVIPHENHVRLLYSKNGAGLGAVTAEHLLQASLRMRPDRILLGEIRDDAAWAYLSEVVSGHPGSISTIHGANPVQGFKKLFSLVKSSAQGASLEDRTLIDMLATAVDVIVPFRAHGDIYEVGEIWLAADARRRGETIGDLLNQQ; via the coding sequence ATGGAGGTGGATCCGCAATTACGAATCCTTCTCAAGCCGATTTTGGAATGGCTCGATGACCCGCGGACCGAAGAAGTTGCGATAAATCGACCTGGGGAGGCATTTGTGCGCCAGGCCGGCGCCTTCCTCAAGTTCCCTTTGCCTGTCTCCTATGACGATCTCGAAGATATCGCTATTTTAGCAGGCGCGCTGAGAAAACAGGACGTTGGACCACGCAACCCACTTTGCGCAACTGAACTTCCAGACGGCGAGCGGCTGCAGATCTGTTTGCCGCCGACGGTACCATCGGGCACCGTCAGCTTGACGATTCGACGGCCAAGTTCCCGTGTTTCTAGTCTCAAAGAAGTCTCGTCCCGTTACGATGCTCCGAGGTGGAATCAGTGGAAGGAACGAAAAAAACGGCATGATCAGCATGATGAAGCTATCCTTCGGTACTATGACAACGGGGATCTGGAGGCGTTTCTGCACGCATGTGTCGTTGGTCGGTTGACGATGCTGCTTTGCGGACCCACCGGGAGTGGCAAGACAACGATGAGCAAGACCTTGATCAACGCTATCCCGCCGCAGGAAAGGCTGATTACCATCGAAGATACGCTCGAACTCGTCATTCCACACGAGAACCACGTAAGGCTGCTTTATTCTAAGAATGGGGCTGGGCTGGGCGCAGTTACCGCTGAGCACCTGCTACAGGCTAGCCTGCGCATGCGACCGGACCGAATACTGCTCGGCGAGATACGCGACGATGCCGCGTGGGCTTATCTGAGTGAAGTCGTCTCAGGGCATCCGGGATCGATTTCCACAATACATGGTGCCAATCCCGTCCAAGGTTTCAAAAAGCTATTTTCGCTCGTGAAAAGCAGCGCTCAGGGGGCTAGCTTGGAAGATCGCACCCTGATTGACATGCTCGCAACCGCAGTTGATGTCATCGTACCCTTCCGTGCCCACGGTGACATTTACGAGGTGGGCGAAATCTGGCTCGCTGCCGATGCGCGTCGGCGCGGTGAGACAATAGGCGATCTTCTTAACCAGCAGTAG
- the virG gene encoding two-component system response regulator VirG, whose amino-acid sequence MAGQDPRLRGEPLKHVLVIDDDVAMRHLIVEYLTIHAFKVTAVADSKQFNRVLCSETVDVVVVDLNLGREDGLEIVRSLATKSDVPIIIISGARLEEADKVIALELGATDFIAKPFGTREFLARIRVALRVRPSVARTKDRRSFSFADWTLNLRRRRLISEEGSEVKLTAGEFNLLVAFLEKPRDVLSREQLLIASRVREEEVYDRSIDVLILRLRRKLEGDPTTPQLIKTARGAGYFFDADVDVSYGGVMAA is encoded by the coding sequence ATGGCTGGCCAGGATCCTAGATTGAGAGGTGAACCGTTGAAACACGTTCTTGTCATCGATGACGATGTCGCTATGCGGCATCTTATAGTCGAGTATCTTACGATCCATGCCTTTAAGGTGACTGCGGTAGCCGACAGCAAGCAGTTCAATCGTGTACTCTGCTCCGAGACGGTCGATGTCGTGGTCGTCGATCTTAATTTGGGTCGCGAAGATGGGCTTGAAATTGTTCGTAGTCTGGCCACGAAGTCCGATGTTCCAATCATAATTATTAGCGGCGCTCGCCTCGAAGAGGCGGACAAAGTTATTGCGCTCGAGTTGGGAGCAACCGATTTTATTGCCAAGCCTTTTGGGACGCGGGAATTTCTGGCGCGCATCCGTGTTGCGTTACGCGTGCGGCCCAGTGTCGCGCGAACCAAAGATCGACGCTCATTTAGTTTCGCTGACTGGACACTTAATCTCAGGCGACGCCGCTTGATTTCGGAAGAGGGCAGTGAGGTGAAACTCACGGCAGGTGAGTTTAATCTCCTGGTTGCTTTCCTGGAGAAGCCGCGCGACGTCCTATCCCGGGAGCAGCTTCTGATCGCCAGTCGGGTACGCGAGGAGGAGGTGTATGACAGAAGTATTGATGTCCTCATTTTGCGGCTGCGCCGGAAGCTTGAGGGGGATCCGACGACCCCTCAGTTGATCAAGACTGCAAGAGGTGCTGGCTATTTCTTTGACGCTGACGTGGATGTTTCGTACGGGGGTGTGATGGCGGCCTGA